The window GTGAACGCGCTCGCTGATGATCTCGTAGGGCAGGTCGCTGGCGAAGCCCAGTTCGCGGCGCACGTAGTCGTTGAACGTGCCGCCGTAGGCCCCCTGGATGATGGCGTAGCTGGGATCATATTCGTGCCCTTCGCCGGCGGCGTCGCGGTCGATGCCGGTGAAGCGGCTGTCGAGGCGGCCGACGGTGCGCCGTTGGTCGCGCAATAGCTCCTTGACGAAGCGGTGGATGTTGACCCGCAGGTTGGTCGATTCGATATAGGCGACCGCCAGGCCGGTGTAGCGGGCCAGACGGGCGGCGATGTCGGCCTGTTGCGCGGCGGGCAGGGCATCGCCTTGCAGCAGGGCCGTGGCGTAATCGCCCAGGGCGAACGCTTCGGCTTCGGCCAGGGCGCGGCCGAGGTCGGCTTGCAACTCCGGGGCCAGCTTATTGTGGTAGTGGGCCGTGGCCGTGTAGGTCGGCAGAAAGAGGAGGAAGGGCAGGTCGTTGCCGGGATCGAATTCCAGCGTCAGGAAGTTGAGCACCACCGAGACGAGGATGATGCCGTTCAGGTAGAAGCCGTGGCGCTCCTGCAAATAGCCGGCCAGCCCGGCGGCGCGCGTCGTGCCGTAGCTCTCGCCGATGAGATAGCGCGGCGACCCCCAGCGGTGGTAGCGCGAGACGTAGAGGCGGATGAAGTCGCCCACCGATTCGATGTCGGGCTTGAAGCCGTGGAACTGTTTGTCCTTTTCGCCGGGCACGGCGCGGCTGAAGCCGGTGGTCACCGGGTCGATGAAGACCAGGTCGCATTTGTCCAGCAGGCAGAAGTCGTTGTCGACCAGACGATAGGGCGGGGGCAGCAAGCGGCCGTCGTGCTCCAGGGCGACGCGGCGCGGCCCCAGCAAGCCCATGTGGAGCCAGACCGACGACGAACCGGGGCCGCCGTTGAACGAGAAGGCGATGGGGCGGCTGGCGGGGTCGGCCGCGCCTGTGCCTTCCGGCGGGTCGAGGGTGTAGGCGACGAAGAAGATGGCCGCTTTGGGCTTCTCGCCCTCCTTTTCGTCCTCGGCCTTCAGGATGATGCGGCCGGTGGTGGCCGTATAGTGGAGGGTCTCGCCGCCAAGGGTGATGGTGTGGCGCGTTTGGGTGATGGCGTCCTGGGGCGGGGGGAGGGCCGCCTTTTCGTCTTGCTTTTCAGGTTCGGGGGACTGGTTGGGCATATTTATTACCTTAAGTGATCTTGTCGGTCGCCTGCTTCCTATGCCAACTCCACTACTAACCGCTTTCCCACTGCCCGCGCCAACCGCTCTAGCGAGTCCAGCGTCACCGCCGTATTCTCCGGGTCGAGCAGACGGTCCAGTTGGGAACGGCTGGTCTGCATGCGTTCCGCAAGTTCGGTCTTGGTCAATTGCGTTTCGGCCATGATGTCCTGAAGCTGAAGCGCCAGTAAGCGCTTGTGAGCCCGTGCGGTTACCTCTTCCAGGATACCTTCTTCGGCCAGAAAATCATCGAAATCGCTACCGGTGTACTGATTCATTTTCTCACCCTTCCAGCCATAGATTCTTCCGCCGGCGGGCCAATTCCATTTCTTGTGGCGGTGTTTTCTGTGATTTCTTGCTAAACCCGTGTAACAAGGCCATTTCGCCTGCCCGAACGGTGAAGACCATCCTCGCGATGCGTCCACCACCCAGATGACTGCGTACTTCCCAAAGCTCTGGCTCTAGCTTGCGCACAAGCGGCATCGCCAGCGGCCAGCGAAACTGCACCAATTTGACATCTTCCCCAATTACCTTGCGGTCGTCCTTTTCAAGTTCCTTCAGCCAACTCCTTACTGGTTCTTCTCCAGTTCTTGAACGAAAGAAGACAACGTGTAGGATGGCTGATCGCTCATGACCATGAATTGTACCTTAAATGGTACACAGATGCAACTCCCTTGTCCTTTTTCAAGACCTCGCTATACTAGCGCATTATTGAAACACCATTCCACCATGTGAACCAGAAGGTGCGACGCACTTCAGAAAGTGCGTCGCACCTGAGACTCGATAAAGGAGCGCCCTCATGCCCAAACCCACCACCTCCCCCCTGACCGACCCGGTCTACACCCGCGCCCCCTATTGGGCCGACGTGCCCGACGAACAGTGGATGGATTGGCGCTGGCAAATGTCCAACCGCCTCAATTCCGTTGACGAACTCGGCCGCGTCATCAATCTGACCGACTCCGAGCGGCGCGCCCTGACCGCCAAGG is drawn from Candidatus Promineifilum breve and contains these coding sequences:
- a CDS encoding S10 family peptidase yields the protein MPNQSPEPEKQDEKAALPPPQDAITQTRHTITLGGETLHYTATTGRIILKAEDEKEGEKPKAAIFFVAYTLDPPEGTGAADPASRPIAFSFNGGPGSSSVWLHMGLLGPRRVALEHDGRLLPPPYRLVDNDFCLLDKCDLVFIDPVTTGFSRAVPGEKDKQFHGFKPDIESVGDFIRLYVSRYHRWGSPRYLIGESYGTTRAAGLAGYLQERHGFYLNGIILVSVVLNFLTLEFDPGNDLPFLLFLPTYTATAHYHNKLAPELQADLGRALAEAEAFALGDYATALLQGDALPAAQQADIAARLARYTGLAVAYIESTNLRVNIHRFVKELLRDQRRTVGRLDSRFTGIDRDAAGEGHEYDPSYAIIQGAYGGTFNDYVRRELGFASDLPYEIISERVHPWSFADHENAYVNTGETLRKAMSMNPHLRVFVANGYYDLATPYLATRYTFDHLELDPERRGNVVMRHYEAGHMMYIHEPSLGELKGDLDGFIDGE
- a CDS encoding helix-turn-helix domain-containing protein, with the protein product MNQYTGSDFDDFLAEEGILEEVTARAHKRLLALQLQDIMAETQLTKTELAERMQTSRSQLDRLLDPENTAVTLDSLERLARAVGKRLVVELA
- a CDS encoding type II toxin-antitoxin system RelE/ParE family toxin gives rise to the protein MHGHERSAILHVVFFRSRTGEEPVRSWLKELEKDDRKVIGEDVKLVQFRWPLAMPLVRKLEPELWEVRSHLGGGRIARMVFTVRAGEMALLHGFSKKSQKTPPQEMELARRRKNLWLEG